One Tunturibacter gelidoferens genomic region harbors:
- a CDS encoding GumC family protein, with protein sequence MSALQPHPSLSKHQPAALGTLSEDALFGSSPSEYETLSGVLRVLRRRWKTVVLVALGIFLLGLLVCLLMTPKYASTAIIEINKEDNSANVSTDTGAASPTADELKAEIETDISVLESDGIALAVIRDLNLTHIRPFDKAIVASEKDKPLDQAPLTREKLIKRFAKSLTVESPPDTRLITVTFQNPDPVVAANVANAISQKFIESAMDRRHNSTIQSSFWLRKQLDDLKKQVEESEQKLADYQRQSGLAGVQLSGGGPGDNAASVGVSPHSTVTDRLFGLNQELTTAESNRISAETVFHLVQSQDPEVVLGLGSMSVSGGGGGALTADGGIQLVRSLRTQEAELAQEYAGAAVKYGANNPRLAQTQQQLDAVRQQMHAELARISKRAENSYLYAKQNEDTIRQQFVKQQSAANEMADSTVHLQVLAQEANSNRTLYENLFSKLQTASLASGVRATRIDIADQARPAGTPAVPNYLKYLSLIAGIGMFFGISSAFLRESLDETVRRPRDLQGVAGLRMLGYVPRMQTKSLLTASGGDSKLIDAPKAPFSEAFRVIRTSILRALPSIGSRTLLVTSAAGRDGKTTAVYNLGVAFAQQGARVLLLDCDLRNPDLHRLFGCAISPGVSDLEDPVTKAEVLGVVRHTSLPNLFMLPAGRPPEFPAEFFESQTFDALLRVCAADYDYVLIDSPPILSVTDTAIIASKVGGTIAVVRSRSTTQSVLSSLIDSLHHANTPVLGVVLNDVRNPTADGFHGYSYSRQEEGQVHATI encoded by the coding sequence ATGAGTGCACTTCAGCCACATCCTTCTCTCTCCAAACATCAGCCTGCAGCATTAGGTACATTGTCCGAAGACGCTCTCTTCGGATCGAGCCCCTCCGAGTACGAGACGCTTTCCGGCGTACTCCGGGTTCTGCGCCGGCGATGGAAGACTGTCGTTCTCGTGGCGCTCGGTATCTTTCTTCTGGGCCTGCTGGTCTGCCTCTTGATGACGCCGAAGTATGCTTCCACGGCCATCATCGAAATCAACAAAGAAGATAACAGTGCCAATGTCTCGACCGACACGGGAGCTGCGTCGCCTACCGCCGATGAACTGAAGGCCGAGATAGAAACCGACATCAGCGTGCTCGAGAGTGATGGCATCGCGCTGGCCGTCATACGCGATCTCAATCTCACCCACATTCGTCCCTTCGACAAGGCTATCGTCGCCTCTGAGAAGGACAAGCCTCTCGATCAGGCGCCGCTCACCCGCGAAAAGTTGATCAAACGCTTCGCGAAGAGTCTCACGGTTGAGTCACCGCCGGACACGCGGCTCATCACAGTTACCTTCCAGAATCCGGACCCCGTCGTAGCCGCCAACGTCGCAAACGCTATCTCGCAGAAGTTCATCGAAAGCGCGATGGATCGCCGCCACAACTCGACGATTCAATCGTCGTTTTGGCTCCGCAAGCAGCTCGATGATCTGAAGAAACAGGTCGAAGAATCCGAACAGAAGTTGGCTGATTACCAGAGACAATCCGGCCTGGCGGGCGTTCAACTCTCCGGTGGTGGTCCCGGCGATAATGCGGCCAGTGTTGGTGTGTCACCTCATAGCACCGTCACCGATCGACTCTTCGGCCTCAACCAGGAGCTCACCACCGCAGAATCCAATCGCATCTCTGCGGAGACCGTCTTCCACCTCGTCCAGTCGCAGGATCCTGAGGTTGTACTTGGCCTTGGCTCGATGAGCGTCTCAGGCGGTGGTGGAGGCGCGCTGACAGCAGACGGCGGAATTCAACTCGTCCGCTCCCTCAGGACCCAGGAGGCTGAGCTCGCTCAGGAGTACGCAGGGGCAGCGGTCAAGTACGGCGCCAATAATCCGCGTCTCGCGCAAACCCAGCAGCAGCTCGATGCCGTTCGCCAGCAGATGCACGCCGAACTGGCCCGCATCAGCAAGCGCGCAGAGAACTCCTACCTCTACGCAAAGCAGAACGAAGACACCATCCGGCAACAGTTCGTCAAGCAGCAGTCCGCCGCAAATGAGATGGCTGACTCCACCGTCCATCTCCAGGTCCTGGCCCAGGAAGCGAACTCCAATCGAACTCTCTACGAGAACCTCTTCTCGAAGCTGCAGACTGCAAGCCTGGCCTCTGGCGTTCGCGCCACCCGCATCGATATCGCCGATCAGGCCCGGCCCGCCGGCACTCCGGCCGTACCGAACTATCTGAAGTATCTATCTCTGATCGCCGGCATAGGAATGTTCTTCGGTATCTCTTCCGCCTTTCTGCGCGAGAGTCTTGATGAGACAGTACGCAGACCGCGTGATCTGCAGGGGGTCGCTGGCCTTCGCATGCTTGGCTATGTCCCCAGAATGCAGACCAAGAGTCTGCTGACCGCGTCAGGTGGAGATAGCAAGCTGATCGACGCTCCAAAGGCTCCTTTCTCCGAGGCCTTTCGCGTCATTCGAACCTCCATCCTGCGTGCCCTCCCATCCATCGGCTCCAGGACGCTGCTCGTCACAAGCGCCGCAGGCCGCGACGGCAAGACAACGGCGGTCTACAACCTTGGAGTGGCCTTCGCGCAGCAGGGCGCACGTGTTCTGCTGCTTGATTGCGATCTTCGCAACCCGGATCTGCACCGCCTCTTCGGATGCGCGATCTCTCCCGGTGTAAGCGACCTCGAAGACCCAGTCACCAAAGCGGAAGTTCTCGGCGTCGTACGGCACACCTCGCTCCCCAACCTCTTCATGCTCCCCGCCGGACGCCCCCCCGAGTTCCCCGCGGAGTTCTTCGAATCGCAAACCTTCGACGCTCTCCTGCGAGTCTGCGCCGCCGACTATGACTACGTTCTGATCGACAGTCCCCCAATCCTGTCGGTCACAGACACCGCCATCATCGCCAGCAAGGTTGGCGGCACCATCGCAGTAGTACGCTCACGCAGCACAACCCAGTCCGTGCTCTCCAGCCTGATCGACAGCCTCCATCACGCCAACACGCCTGTCCTGGGTGTTGTGTTGAACGATGTTCGCAATCCGACAGCTGACGGATTTCACGGCTACAGCTACTCCAGACAAGAGGAAGGTCAGGTTCATGCGACTATCTAG
- a CDS encoding polysaccharide biosynthesis/export family protein, with translation MRLSSLYGKMVLAPVFLGALAFSSPTAHAQLAPQKVGGTSTFDGPGAGDTEPTTRRRLTTLTVVPEDFSGLQLAPGFLLSMEVYDAPELSTDVRIDTHGDITLPMIGSIHVAGQTMTEAAAAIETRLKDGKILNNPQVNLNVSQYAGSNVSVLGEVHNPGRIELLAPHSLEDIIALAGGETQLAGNAIEIRHPEGVNPQKEMVHYSRSSDDMTLVDTKVRPGDTVTVRRAGVVYVLGGVNRPGGYIMQEGGELNLTQALSLAYGTTINAAVGSMRLIRKMPDGQVQETALAYRDIEKGKIPPPRLQAEDLIYVPISKTKTVLTSGLFASTSQAALYVYH, from the coding sequence ATGCGACTATCTAGTCTTTATGGAAAAATGGTTCTTGCACCGGTATTTCTAGGCGCTCTCGCGTTCTCATCGCCTACCGCCCACGCTCAGCTTGCCCCACAAAAGGTAGGAGGGACCAGCACCTTCGACGGTCCCGGAGCCGGCGACACGGAACCGACCACCAGAAGAAGATTGACAACCCTGACGGTGGTTCCCGAGGACTTCTCCGGGCTGCAGCTCGCGCCGGGCTTTCTTCTCAGCATGGAAGTGTATGACGCTCCCGAGCTATCCACCGACGTTCGCATCGACACCCATGGAGACATCACCCTCCCCATGATCGGATCAATCCACGTGGCAGGTCAGACCATGACCGAAGCTGCCGCCGCGATCGAGACGCGTCTTAAAGACGGCAAGATCCTCAACAATCCGCAGGTCAATCTGAACGTCAGCCAATACGCAGGCTCGAACGTCAGTGTTCTGGGCGAAGTACACAATCCCGGACGAATCGAGTTGCTCGCACCGCACAGCCTCGAGGACATCATCGCCCTCGCCGGCGGCGAAACCCAATTGGCTGGAAACGCCATCGAGATCCGTCACCCCGAAGGCGTCAATCCGCAGAAAGAGATGGTCCACTACTCGCGGAGCTCTGACGACATGACCCTGGTGGATACAAAGGTTCGCCCCGGGGACACGGTCACGGTGCGGCGCGCCGGTGTTGTCTACGTCCTTGGCGGTGTCAACAGGCCAGGAGGTTACATCATGCAGGAGGGAGGCGAACTCAATCTCACCCAGGCTCTCTCCCTCGCCTACGGAACGACCATCAACGCCGCGGTTGGCTCCATGCGGCTGATCCGCAAGATGCCGGACGGCCAGGTTCAGGAGACTGCCCTCGCATACAGAGACATCGAGAAGGGAAAGATCCCCCCACCCCGGCTGCAGGCGGAAGACCTGATCTATGTGCCGATCAGCAAGACGAAGACAGTTTTGACAAGCGGACTCTTCGCAAGTACGTCGCAGGCCGCCCTCTACGTCTATCACTAG
- a CDS encoding O-antigen ligase family protein, whose translation MTADQPYPLQRQNPLLYWATLIYLVGVPNFIHFDVTGRTHAQGLFNLTSLSAMLITFLSSYVLVVVVILGRRPLLCRKVNIGNWLWIVLVLQMLLSTALQPVSRLTPPAYSDILISLYRMYEWVLAFALVLALYTRTPADRRTELMAHLIGRVAWIWIAMTYIVLPFMPSQVYGGAGEGEMTSAHAQLGGEFLSPSYLATLSVAAFFYALFFFPRGLIRFCGCVLAFVTLVLARTRIEQLSFLILILLYAIFFSGKFVLRIGTIISTAVLGALGILFRSTIIEYVSRGQNANSLATLNDRTRVWQSAIEAIRDRPVLGYGYVVGAKNALRDHWIYTHWIPPHAHNEYLHAFVSGGILAAILALCIYGLALWTGFRTAYRGLHQVFFLFLMILFTVRSLGGPNLTYIYTRPGAIFLLTFIGLVGGVDKLSPRKLKKKSRPLSHSIPQEVGA comes from the coding sequence ATGACGGCAGATCAACCCTACCCATTGCAAAGGCAGAACCCCCTTCTGTACTGGGCGACGTTGATCTACCTCGTCGGCGTACCGAACTTCATTCATTTCGACGTAACCGGCCGAACGCACGCGCAAGGGCTGTTCAACCTGACATCTCTCAGCGCAATGCTGATCACCTTCCTGTCGAGTTACGTTCTCGTTGTCGTCGTAATCCTGGGGCGTCGCCCGCTACTGTGCCGCAAAGTGAACATTGGCAACTGGCTCTGGATCGTCCTCGTCCTCCAGATGCTTTTGTCCACAGCCCTTCAGCCCGTCAGTCGCCTCACACCACCCGCCTACAGCGATATCCTCATCAGTCTGTACCGCATGTACGAGTGGGTTCTTGCCTTCGCTCTTGTCCTCGCGCTCTACACCCGCACTCCCGCAGATCGTAGAACGGAACTGATGGCTCACCTGATCGGCCGTGTCGCCTGGATATGGATCGCAATGACCTACATCGTCCTTCCGTTCATGCCGTCACAAGTCTACGGCGGCGCCGGCGAAGGAGAGATGACCAGTGCGCACGCACAGCTCGGCGGCGAATTTCTGTCTCCGTCCTACCTCGCCACACTCTCTGTTGCGGCTTTCTTCTACGCTCTTTTCTTCTTCCCTCGCGGCCTCATCAGATTTTGCGGGTGCGTCCTCGCCTTTGTGACCCTAGTCCTGGCTCGTACGCGCATCGAGCAGCTTAGCTTCCTGATCCTGATTCTTCTCTACGCCATCTTTTTCTCAGGTAAGTTCGTTTTACGAATCGGCACGATCATCTCCACGGCGGTTCTGGGAGCACTCGGTATTCTGTTTCGAAGCACAATCATCGAGTATGTCTCTCGAGGCCAAAACGCCAACTCACTGGCCACGCTGAACGACAGAACTCGCGTCTGGCAATCAGCCATCGAAGCAATCCGTGACAGGCCAGTCCTCGGATACGGCTACGTCGTGGGCGCCAAAAACGCGCTCCGCGATCATTGGATCTACACCCACTGGATTCCGCCACACGCACATAATGAGTATCTCCACGCCTTTGTGAGTGGTGGGATTCTCGCGGCTATTCTGGCCCTCTGTATCTACGGCCTCGCCCTCTGGACAGGTTTCAGAACCGCATACCGCGGTCTCCATCAGGTCTTCTTCCTGTTCTTGATGATCCTCTTCACGGTCAGATCTCTCGGAGGTCCAAACCTCACCTACATTTACACCAGACCAGGTGCCATTTTTCTGCTCACATTCATAGGGCTCGTGGGTGGCGTAGATAAACTATCACCACGGAAGCTCAAGAAAAAGTCGCGACCTCTCAGTCACTCCATACCTCAGGAAGTGGGCGCATAG
- a CDS encoding 2OG-Fe(II) oxygenase, translated as MQNETGIRDVSRLLDQLSLSESSSSLANRYQNNRPFPYLTIDNLFDSEQLTAVLEEMSHTKKSDWVHHNTQNLEKLGQKSAAGLGPAGFQLVALLHSAPFLYLLSEITGIWNLLPDPYMHGAGYSIIPPKGKFDVHIDSNADITSGLIRRLALIIYLNHDWTPDYGGQLELWNEDASRKEAEIEPIFNRTLLMKISETSYHGINPVVEPSGRSRYSFMIYYNTAGSILGKEMGVHSSLYAPDCYRPKPTVRSLVRKWTPPVFYDFVRQRIR; from the coding sequence ATGCAAAACGAAACGGGTATCCGTGATGTGTCCAGGCTGCTTGACCAGCTCTCTCTCTCGGAGAGTTCATCCAGCTTAGCCAATCGGTATCAGAATAACCGGCCATTTCCTTATCTCACGATCGATAACTTGTTCGATTCGGAGCAGCTCACGGCAGTGCTTGAAGAGATGTCCCACACCAAAAAATCGGATTGGGTACATCACAATACCCAAAACCTGGAAAAACTCGGGCAGAAGTCCGCAGCGGGGCTTGGACCAGCGGGATTTCAGCTGGTAGCTCTGCTTCACTCAGCTCCGTTCCTCTATCTCCTCTCCGAGATCACGGGAATCTGGAATCTCCTGCCTGACCCCTATATGCATGGGGCCGGCTACAGCATTATCCCGCCAAAGGGAAAGTTCGATGTTCACATCGACTCCAACGCCGACATTACCAGCGGGCTGATTCGCCGTCTGGCGCTTATCATCTATCTCAACCATGACTGGACCCCGGACTATGGCGGCCAACTCGAACTGTGGAACGAAGATGCCAGCCGTAAAGAGGCAGAGATTGAGCCCATCTTCAACAGAACGCTGCTCATGAAGATCTCCGAGACCTCCTACCACGGCATCAACCCAGTAGTAGAACCCAGCGGAAGATCACGTTACTCCTTCATGATCTACTACAACACCGCCGGGAGCATTCTCGGCAAAGAGATGGGTGTGCACAGCTCTCTGTACGCTCCGGATTGCTATCGACCGAAGCCCACGGTACGTAGTCTGGTTCGGAAGTGGACTCCTCCTGTCTTCTACGACTTCGTTCGTCAGAGGATACGGTAG
- the hemA gene encoding glutamyl-tRNA reductase: MNQSKPTSTQGRLILLGINHNTAPIEVRERLAIPAERLADATRTLLHQPGVREGLILSTCNRVELLTLQDDAESSPPQAKTDLLRFLHEYFAVPPHDIQPHLYEFREREAVRHLFRVASSLDSMVVGEPQILGQVKEAYTVARDAGAVSTHLEALMQRTFTVAKKVRTETQIGSSSVSIASVAVDLARKIFGSLYGKTVLLVGAGKMSELAARHLIQQGASSILVTNRTQSRAEKIASDFSSLTVHTEAIPFESLYEQADRADIVITSTGAPQKIFGRSHGQHFLHRRRNRPMFFIDIAVPRDVDPRMNEVEGCFVYDIDDLQQVAAANLADRSREAAAAESIVSREVDKYQERLQSRDAIPAIKALQQQAEHLRQAELARSQSKLADLTAQQRDAVEALTRSLTAKLLHPQLTALRESTRKKDSE, from the coding sequence ATGAACCAATCCAAGCCCACATCCACACAGGGGCGTCTTATCCTCCTCGGCATCAACCACAACACCGCGCCCATCGAAGTTCGCGAGCGCCTCGCCATCCCCGCCGAGCGCCTGGCCGACGCAACCCGCACCCTTCTCCATCAGCCCGGCGTCCGTGAAGGCCTCATCCTCTCCACCTGCAACCGGGTAGAGCTCCTCACCCTTCAGGACGACGCCGAATCCTCCCCACCTCAGGCCAAAACTGACCTCCTCCGCTTCCTTCACGAGTACTTTGCCGTCCCCCCGCACGACATCCAGCCTCACCTCTACGAGTTTCGCGAGCGCGAAGCAGTCCGCCATCTCTTCCGCGTCGCCAGCTCGCTCGACAGCATGGTCGTCGGCGAACCCCAAATCCTTGGGCAGGTGAAAGAGGCCTACACCGTCGCCCGCGACGCCGGCGCCGTCTCGACCCACCTCGAAGCCCTGATGCAACGCACCTTCACCGTCGCAAAAAAGGTCCGTACCGAAACACAGATAGGTTCAAGCTCTGTCTCCATCGCCTCGGTAGCAGTCGATCTCGCTCGGAAGATCTTTGGCTCTCTCTACGGAAAGACCGTACTCCTCGTTGGCGCAGGAAAAATGTCCGAGCTGGCCGCCCGTCACCTCATCCAGCAAGGCGCGTCATCCATCCTCGTCACCAACCGCACCCAGTCTCGCGCTGAAAAAATAGCCTCCGACTTCAGCAGCCTCACCGTTCACACCGAAGCCATTCCCTTCGAGTCACTCTACGAGCAGGCCGACCGCGCCGACATCGTCATCACCTCCACTGGCGCTCCTCAAAAGATCTTCGGACGCTCTCACGGCCAGCACTTCCTCCATCGCCGCCGCAACCGTCCCATGTTCTTCATCGACATCGCTGTCCCCCGCGACGTCGACCCGCGCATGAACGAGGTCGAAGGATGCTTCGTCTACGATATCGACGATCTCCAGCAGGTAGCCGCGGCCAACCTCGCTGACCGCAGCCGAGAAGCCGCCGCAGCCGAGAGTATCGTCAGCAGGGAAGTAGACAAATATCAGGAGCGTCTCCAGTCCCGCGACGCCATCCCCGCCATCAAAGCCCTTCAGCAGCAGGCCGAACATCTCCGTCAGGCCGAACTAGCCCGGTCACAATCCAAGCTCGCCGACCTTACCGCGCAACAACGTGACGCGGTCGAAGCCCTCACCCGCTCGCTCACAGCCAAGCTTCTCCACCCGCAACTCACCGCACTCCGCGAATCCACACGCAAAAAAGATTCCGAGTAG
- a CDS encoding sugar transferase: protein MTPPNRKIFLELVEFGDICLLFGSLGGAYAFTSGHRFFGFLDSLETRHPIQVFLATLVLAVVWHGILRSNKFYRSRRVDGFFREVMDVCIASMLCALSSCAWLWLVCSHSRHSIAEIGLISAVFGLISFAIFVSTRLIGRALARVFRSKGYNLRHVLVVGTNRRAHGFAQDVALHPEWGYHLQGFVDDQWWSEETVASNTGALLGGLDSIPALLRTLPVDEVIVALPLASFYQQIAEIVASCRDHGIAVRSIGTFFDQEQTKRTAYLQRGVGTITLHDESWNAWGFMIKRLTDAVVSAVLLLALAPVFLAVAALIRLTSKGPVFFRQTRIGYGKRPFEILKFRTMVVDAEKLMAQVEHLNETNGPTFKLKNDPRITPLGKFLRKSSLDEIPQLINVFLGDMSLVGPRPLPVRDYEGFSKDWHRRRFSVKPGITCLWQVMGRSSISFDEWMALDMRYIDQWSVWLDIKILFQTIPAVFRGSGAV from the coding sequence ATGACACCACCCAACAGGAAGATCTTTCTAGAGTTGGTGGAATTTGGCGACATTTGTCTATTGTTCGGCAGTTTGGGCGGTGCGTATGCCTTTACGTCCGGCCACCGTTTTTTTGGATTTCTTGACTCCCTGGAGACCCGTCATCCGATACAGGTCTTCCTTGCGACCCTGGTGTTGGCGGTAGTATGGCACGGAATTCTCCGGTCGAATAAGTTTTATCGATCTCGCAGAGTGGATGGGTTTTTTCGAGAGGTCATGGATGTTTGCATAGCGAGCATGCTTTGCGCGCTATCCTCCTGCGCCTGGCTATGGTTGGTGTGTTCGCACTCGAGACACAGCATCGCAGAGATTGGTTTGATCAGCGCGGTCTTTGGCTTGATCAGCTTCGCCATCTTCGTATCCACGCGGCTTATCGGGCGAGCCCTAGCGCGAGTGTTCCGTTCGAAGGGCTATAACCTTCGCCATGTTTTGGTGGTCGGTACGAATCGGCGGGCCCATGGGTTTGCGCAGGATGTAGCACTTCACCCGGAGTGGGGTTACCACCTTCAGGGTTTCGTTGACGATCAATGGTGGTCTGAAGAGACGGTCGCGTCCAACACAGGAGCTTTACTGGGAGGGTTGGATTCGATCCCGGCTCTGCTGCGAACTCTTCCGGTTGACGAGGTGATCGTGGCTTTGCCACTGGCGTCGTTCTATCAGCAGATAGCGGAGATCGTCGCCTCGTGTCGCGACCACGGGATCGCAGTGCGAAGCATTGGAACGTTTTTCGACCAGGAACAGACGAAACGAACTGCGTATCTGCAGCGAGGGGTAGGCACGATCACTCTGCATGATGAGTCGTGGAACGCATGGGGCTTCATGATAAAGCGGCTTACCGATGCCGTGGTATCAGCGGTGCTGTTGCTGGCGCTGGCTCCGGTCTTTCTCGCTGTTGCGGCGTTGATCCGGTTGACTTCGAAGGGACCCGTCTTCTTTCGTCAGACCAGAATTGGTTACGGCAAGCGACCTTTTGAGATTTTAAAGTTTAGAACAATGGTGGTGGATGCCGAGAAGCTCATGGCTCAGGTGGAGCATTTGAATGAGACCAACGGCCCGACCTTCAAGTTGAAGAACGATCCTCGTATTACGCCGTTGGGTAAGTTTCTGCGCAAGTCGAGTCTCGATGAGATTCCTCAACTCATCAATGTATTTCTTGGAGACATGAGTCTTGTCGGTCCGCGGCCACTTCCAGTGAGAGATTATGAAGGGTTCTCGAAGGACTGGCACAGGAGACGATTCAGCGTCAAACCCGGAATTACTTGCTTGTGGCAGGTAATGGGGCGAAGCTCAATCAGCTTCGACGAGTGGATGGCTTTGGATATGCGTTACATCGATCAATGGTCGGTGTGGCTTGATATCAAGATCCTGTTTCAGACGATTCCCGCAGTTTTTCGTGGCTCAGGCGCGGTGTAG
- a CDS encoding glycosyltransferase yields the protein MLRSRGEEVSDYTLDNAEIKPENLITVGLRSVWNTREADRVKDLIRSTKPDLMKVDNFFPLLSPSVFDAAKAMGVPTALSVRNYRLICPSANLFRDGHVCTTCVGSKIALAAIQHRCYRQSYLQSAAVVASNAYAHLRGVWTNSVDRYIAVSSFVKQQLVAGGFPEERIIVKPNFISDSGIGDGSGGYGLYVGRLTEEKGLRSLLNAWPDVPPSVSLKIIGDGPLESLLRQASEADPRIEYLGRKSLAEVCEYLAKAAFLVFPSEWYEPFGRTIVEAYCKGTPVIAALTPPMKAMVDEGVTGLLYNRTDKKGLASAVSILMADSERLNLMRERARAKYLAIYTEDQNYRQLMDIFHQCIDTHHSQLA from the coding sequence ATGCTTCGGTCGCGCGGAGAGGAAGTTAGCGATTACACGCTCGATAATGCCGAAATAAAACCCGAGAACTTAATCACTGTCGGTCTGCGTTCCGTCTGGAACACTAGAGAAGCCGATCGAGTGAAAGACCTGATTCGATCGACAAAGCCGGATCTCATGAAGGTGGATAATTTTTTTCCTCTCCTTTCACCGTCCGTCTTCGACGCCGCGAAGGCAATGGGTGTCCCAACCGCTCTTTCCGTCCGAAACTACCGGCTCATCTGCCCTTCCGCCAATCTTTTTCGCGACGGGCACGTATGTACTACATGCGTTGGCAGCAAAATTGCACTTGCAGCCATACAGCATCGTTGTTATCGGCAGAGCTATCTGCAGTCGGCTGCCGTCGTCGCCAGCAACGCGTACGCTCATCTCCGCGGCGTTTGGACAAACTCTGTCGATCGCTACATCGCGGTCAGCAGCTTCGTGAAGCAGCAGCTGGTCGCAGGTGGATTTCCTGAAGAGAGAATTATTGTGAAGCCGAACTTCATCTCGGATAGTGGCATTGGCGACGGTTCCGGCGGCTACGGTTTATATGTAGGCCGGCTGACTGAGGAGAAGGGTCTTCGCTCGCTTCTGAATGCGTGGCCCGACGTCCCGCCATCCGTCTCTTTGAAGATCATCGGCGACGGCCCCCTTGAGTCCCTCCTCCGTCAGGCATCGGAGGCTGATCCGAGGATCGAATACCTCGGACGGAAGTCGCTCGCAGAAGTATGCGAATATCTCGCCAAAGCAGCTTTCCTCGTCTTCCCGTCGGAGTGGTATGAGCCGTTCGGCCGCACCATCGTCGAGGCATATTGCAAAGGGACGCCAGTGATTGCCGCCTTGACCCCGCCGATGAAGGCGATGGTTGACGAAGGTGTAACTGGTCTCCTATACAACCGCACTGATAAGAAGGGTCTCGCCTCCGCGGTAAGCATCCTTATGGCAGACTCAGAGCGTCTGAATCTAATGCGGGAGCGGGCTCGAGCCAAGTACCTTGCTATCTACACTGAAGATCAAAATTATCGACAGCTTATGGATATCTTTCACCAATGTATTGACACCCATCATTCGCAGCTGGCGTAA
- a CDS encoding lipopolysaccharide biosynthesis protein, with protein sequence MSRSLARIGGGRTPAALFDQGLVSGANFITNVLLARAFGVRDYGVFALGWVAVLFANSLQYAMIVTPMMSVGPKQEPEDRPAYYGSVLIQELAFSLLVAFVMFLCVWGSTKFFPQWGVGGLALPLSGATIAYLLQEFLRRYFFCTRQSKRALVTDIVSYLTQVPIIFWISRHHGAKLSTMLWIIAATSFAGFVTCLRWYESVTFSRHALRTVFLRHWRMSRWLAPSAFMQWGAGNLFQMAAPIYYGAAASAILRAAQNIVGVAHVWFLGLDNVVPSEAARQMRLGGVDGMLRYIKRISLQWGAVTLAFTGIVACFPTFWLKLAYGTKYSSDGFVLRLYAFMYLIIFVSGPLRYGLQALEYTAPIFWTYPVLIAFSAALAGPLARQLGLNGVMLGMCASQVIFQGLVGVAFWFRVRKLRREAALENTGTLHPS encoded by the coding sequence TTGTCTCGATCCCTCGCCCGGATCGGCGGCGGCCGGACGCCTGCTGCACTCTTCGACCAGGGGCTGGTCAGCGGTGCAAACTTTATCACCAACGTTCTTCTCGCCCGCGCCTTCGGGGTTCGCGACTACGGTGTCTTTGCCCTCGGATGGGTAGCCGTATTGTTTGCTAACAGCCTCCAGTACGCAATGATTGTGACACCCATGATGAGCGTCGGGCCGAAACAGGAGCCGGAAGACCGCCCCGCGTACTATGGCTCGGTTCTTATACAGGAGCTTGCCTTCAGTCTGCTGGTGGCATTCGTCATGTTTCTCTGCGTATGGGGCTCCACAAAATTCTTTCCGCAATGGGGCGTGGGAGGTTTGGCGCTTCCGCTTAGCGGTGCAACGATCGCCTACCTGCTTCAGGAGTTCCTCCGCCGCTACTTCTTCTGCACCCGTCAAAGCAAGCGGGCTCTCGTCACCGATATCGTGAGCTACCTCACTCAGGTGCCAATCATCTTCTGGATCTCGCGCCACCACGGCGCAAAGCTGTCCACCATGCTCTGGATCATCGCCGCAACCTCATTCGCAGGATTCGTCACGTGCCTCCGCTGGTACGAGTCCGTCACCTTCAGTCGTCACGCTCTTCGAACCGTCTTTCTCAGGCACTGGCGCATGTCTCGATGGCTCGCACCTTCGGCCTTTATGCAGTGGGGAGCGGGCAATCTCTTTCAGATGGCGGCTCCGATCTACTACGGTGCGGCAGCCTCGGCAATTCTGCGCGCCGCACAGAACATCGTCGGCGTCGCCCACGTCTGGTTTCTCGGCTTGGATAATGTCGTACCCTCCGAGGCAGCCCGGCAGATGCGCCTTGGCGGTGTCGACGGCATGTTGCGTTACATCAAGCGGATCTCCCTCCAGTGGGGCGCCGTAACCCTGGCCTTCACAGGCATCGTGGCATGCTTTCCTACCTTCTGGCTGAAGCTCGCTTATGGAACGAAGTACTCCTCCGACGGCTTTGTGCTCCGTCTATACGCATTCATGTACTTGATCATCTTCGTCTCGGGCCCCTTGCGCTACGGTCTGCAGGCGCTCGAGTACACCGCCCCCATCTTCTGGACCTATCCGGTACTGATCGCATTCTCCGCAGCATTAGCCGGACCCCTCGCTCGACAACTTGGGTTGAACGGAGTCATGTTGGGCATGTGTGCGAGTCAGGTGATCTTTCAGGGACTCGTCGGGGTCGCGTTTTGGTTTAGAGTTCGAAAGCTCCGTCGCGAAGCCGCGTTAGAGAATACCGGAACGCTCCATCCAAGCTGA